One Flavobacterium sp. 90 DNA segment encodes these proteins:
- a CDS encoding response regulator codes for MNENIKILLAEDDKDDRQFFADAVTELHFKISVEFFKNGSELLKRLYNTDLDSPDIVFLDLNMPVLSGFETLQQIRKNINFNNIPVVAIYSTPANEDGIISTFGLGANAYIVKPITFKDLKSLLHKVIEMYRKEEFKLPVLESFIISV; via the coding sequence ATGAATGAAAATATTAAAATTTTATTGGCAGAGGATGACAAGGATGATAGACAATTTTTTGCTGACGCTGTCACCGAGCTGCATTTTAAAATTTCAGTCGAGTTTTTTAAAAATGGCAGTGAACTTTTAAAACGGCTTTATAATACAGATCTTGATTCACCAGACATTGTTTTTCTGGATCTTAATATGCCTGTACTCTCGGGTTTTGAAACCTTACAGCAAATCCGTAAAAATATTAATTTTAATAATATACCTGTAGTCGCGATTTATTCTACACCTGCAAATGAAGATGGCATTATAAGTACTTTTGGATTGGGAGCAAATGCCTATATTGTGAAGCCCATAACTTTTAAGGATTTGAAATCATTGTTGCATAAAGTAATAGAAATGTATAGGAAAGAAGAATTTAAGCTGCCTGTACTGGAATCTTTTATTATTTCTGTTTAA
- a CDS encoding ATP-binding protein, with protein sequence MSNAEKKEGKELTGVNKTKHIDSQKEDQYAKELNIAKKELLFQHVEKQKRAAELIIANIELDYQKDEKEKRADELLIANEELIYQNSEKENRADELIIANKELIYQNSEKENRASELVIANKELAFQNKEKEKRAAELIIANKELIYQNAEKENRASELIIANKELAFQNKEKEKRADELHILNEQLRAKEQQLSNHIHAIAVSNASIEFDLEGNILNANENFLEIMGYTINDLKGKHHSLFVDKVYAASSDYKLFWNDLKRGIYQKDEFKRIGKQGQIVWLLGSYNPILDIAGKPYKILKLATDVTLAKTQFLELALQAKEKENRASELIIANKELAFQNTEKEKRAAELIIANKELAFQSKEKEKRAAELIIANKKLALETIQKEKRKAEKEKAAAALIVTNRELAYQEKRGKELFLANSELKKAQEELEAFSYSVSHDLRAPIRAINGYTQILLEDHATNIDDDGQRVLQSVIHNSRKMGLLIDDLLAFSKLGRKQVSTETINMASLLNGVISEIGVDNSSKIPVFEIESIAYANGDPALIKQVWINLISNAIKYSQYKPEIRIKITSFPKEDNIVYCVKDFGAGFDMEYYDKLFGVFQRLHSQEEFDGTGIGLAIVQKIINRHHGTVWAESELDQGATFYFSLPIINI encoded by the coding sequence ATGAGCAACGCAGAAAAAAAAGAGGGAAAAGAACTTACTGGTGTCAACAAAACAAAACACATTGATTCCCAAAAAGAAGATCAATATGCTAAGGAGCTGAACATCGCTAAAAAAGAACTGCTTTTCCAGCATGTTGAAAAACAGAAAAGAGCTGCTGAATTAATCATAGCCAATATAGAACTTGATTATCAAAAAGATGAGAAAGAAAAAAGGGCTGATGAACTCCTTATTGCCAATGAGGAACTTATCTATCAAAATTCTGAAAAAGAAAATCGGGCAGATGAACTCATTATCGCAAATAAGGAACTGATCTATCAAAATAGTGAAAAGGAAAACCGAGCATCAGAACTCGTTATTGCCAATAAAGAGCTGGCGTTTCAAAATAAAGAAAAAGAAAAACGTGCAGCCGAACTCATCATTGCCAATAAGGAACTTATCTATCAAAACGCAGAAAAGGAAAATCGCGCATCGGAACTTATTATTGCCAATAAAGAATTAGCTTTTCAAAATAAAGAAAAAGAAAAACGTGCTGATGAACTGCACATTTTAAACGAGCAGCTCAGAGCCAAAGAGCAGCAACTAAGCAATCATATCCATGCCATTGCCGTTTCGAATGCTTCCATAGAATTTGATCTTGAGGGCAATATTTTAAATGCCAATGAAAATTTCCTTGAAATTATGGGATACACGATCAATGATCTGAAAGGAAAACACCATAGTCTTTTTGTAGATAAAGTGTATGCTGCATCTTCGGATTACAAACTTTTCTGGAACGATTTAAAGAGAGGAATCTATCAAAAAGATGAATTTAAACGAATTGGAAAACAGGGCCAAATCGTATGGCTTCTTGGAAGCTACAATCCCATTTTGGACATTGCCGGAAAACCATACAAAATATTAAAACTTGCCACGGATGTAACATTGGCAAAGACACAATTCCTTGAATTGGCTCTACAGGCTAAAGAAAAAGAAAATCGTGCCTCCGAACTCATAATCGCCAATAAAGAGCTGGCCTTTCAAAATACTGAAAAAGAAAAGCGCGCCGCAGAACTTATTATCGCCAATAAAGAACTTGCATTTCAAAGTAAGGAAAAAGAAAAGCGTGCTGCTGAACTTATTATAGCTAATAAAAAATTAGCATTGGAGACCATCCAAAAAGAGAAAAGAAAAGCTGAAAAAGAAAAGGCTGCTGCGGCACTTATTGTTACTAACAGAGAATTAGCCTATCAGGAAAAAAGAGGTAAAGAACTTTTTCTGGCCAACAGCGAACTCAAAAAAGCACAGGAAGAGTTGGAAGCTTTCTCCTACTCAGTTTCTCATGATTTAAGAGCCCCTATCAGGGCTATTAATGGCTATACGCAAATCTTACTGGAAGATCACGCGACCAATATTGATGACGATGGTCAAAGAGTACTTCAGTCTGTTATACATAATTCCAGAAAGATGGGACTGCTAATTGATGACCTGCTGGCTTTTAGTAAATTGGGGCGTAAACAGGTAAGTACTGAAACCATCAATATGGCCTCTTTACTTAATGGAGTCATTAGTGAAATTGGGGTTGACAATAGCAGCAAAATTCCAGTATTCGAGATTGAATCCATTGCGTATGCCAACGGAGATCCGGCACTGATAAAACAAGTATGGATTAATCTTATTTCCAATGCCATTAAATATTCTCAATATAAACCGGAAATCCGAATTAAAATTACTTCTTTTCCTAAAGAGGATAATATCGTGTACTGTGTAAAAGACTTCGGTGCAGGTTTTGACATGGAATATTATGATAAACTCTTTGGTGTCTTTCAGCGCCTGCATTCACAGGAAGAATTTGACGGAACGGGCATTGGTCTGGCAATAGTACAAAAAATCATAAACCGTCATCATGGAACGGTATGGGCAGAGTCAGAATTAGATCAGGGAGCAACTTTTTACTTCAGCCTTCCTATTATTAATATTTAA
- a CDS encoding response regulator, with the protein MNYDDIEILFAEDSMDDALLTIRALTKSGFTNKLLHVKDGAEALDFIYCRGIYADRNPKTHPKLFLLDLKMPKISGMQVLEKIKSDPDFKSIPAVILTSSQEDPDIAKCYDLGANSYIVKPVDSNNFFNAIKEMGMYWMILSQPSL; encoded by the coding sequence ATGAATTACGACGACATTGAAATTTTATTTGCAGAAGATAGTATGGATGATGCTTTACTGACCATACGGGCATTAACCAAAAGTGGTTTTACAAACAAACTGCTTCATGTAAAAGACGGTGCTGAAGCACTTGACTTTATCTATTGCCGTGGCATTTATGCCGATAGAAATCCTAAAACACACCCAAAACTATTTCTATTAGATCTTAAGATGCCCAAAATATCTGGTATGCAGGTACTTGAAAAAATTAAGAGTGACCCTGATTTCAAATCAATCCCGGCGGTGATCCTTACCTCTTCTCAGGAAGATCCGGATATTGCCAAATGTTATGATCTGGGAGCCAACAGTTATATCGTAAAACCGGTGGACAGTAATAATTTTTTCAATGCTATTAAGGAAATGGGCATGTACTGGATGATCCTAAGCCAGCCTTCTCTATAA
- a CDS encoding hybrid sensor histidine kinase/response regulator — protein sequence MKEQIKILILEDNSSDADLILRQLYKSGMNFLSKTVETRKMFEKELENFSPDIILSDYSLPTFDAVSAFGLVKIKKLNTPFIIVSGTIGEENAVQLLKDGVTDFASKSNLMTLPQKVVRGIKEAQDSLEKKEILEKLKTQTAALIIANEELKFQNNEKEKRAIELLNANKELLAFNFISSHDLQEPLRKIQTFISRIMENEAENMSEAGKNNMERIQVSATRMRQLIEDLLAFSRVGNTAQNYEMNDLKIIIEDVKSDLKDSIKQKKATIDIIELVPVNIITFQFRQLIYNLISNALKFSRPDLAPHISIQATILNHTNSKLDGLSSKLLNCNYWNLSFKDNGIGFETEFNDLIFVMFKRLHHRDQYAGTGIGLAIVKKIIDNHNGIITAKGILNQGTTFEIFIPLL from the coding sequence ATGAAGGAACAAATTAAGATTTTAATACTTGAGGATAATAGCTCGGATGCAGATTTAATACTGCGACAGCTCTACAAGTCAGGGATGAACTTTTTATCGAAAACTGTTGAAACACGGAAAATGTTTGAAAAGGAACTTGAAAATTTCTCCCCGGACATCATTTTATCGGACTATTCCTTACCAACATTCGATGCCGTTTCAGCCTTTGGCCTGGTCAAAATCAAAAAACTTAATACCCCTTTTATTATAGTTTCCGGAACTATTGGCGAAGAAAATGCAGTACAACTTTTAAAAGATGGAGTGACTGATTTTGCTTCTAAGAGCAACCTGATGACTTTACCACAAAAAGTGGTTCGGGGAATCAAAGAAGCTCAAGATAGCCTGGAAAAAAAAGAAATTCTGGAGAAACTAAAAACACAGACTGCCGCATTGATTATAGCAAACGAAGAACTTAAATTTCAAAATAACGAAAAAGAAAAAAGGGCTATTGAACTACTAAATGCAAACAAAGAATTGCTTGCCTTTAATTTTATTTCCAGTCATGACCTTCAGGAACCGCTGCGTAAAATTCAAACCTTTATTTCCAGAATTATGGAAAATGAAGCAGAAAACATGAGTGAAGCCGGTAAGAATAATATGGAACGCATACAGGTATCGGCTACCAGAATGAGACAGCTAATAGAGGATTTACTGGCTTTTTCACGTGTAGGGAATACGGCACAAAATTACGAAATGAATGATTTGAAAATCATAATTGAAGATGTAAAATCAGATTTAAAAGATAGTATTAAACAAAAAAAGGCAACAATTGATATTATTGAACTTGTACCCGTAAATATTATAACATTCCAATTTCGACAGCTTATTTATAACTTAATAAGTAATGCTCTTAAATTTTCACGTCCTGATCTGGCTCCACACATTAGCATTCAAGCCACTATCCTAAACCATACTAACTCTAAATTGGATGGCCTGAGTTCAAAGCTGTTAAATTGTAATTATTGGAATCTAAGTTTTAAAGACAACGGAATTGGATTTGAAACTGAATTCAATGACTTGATATTTGTAATGTTTAAAAGATTACATCACCGTGATCAATATGCAGGTACCGGAATAGGACTTGCAATCGTAAAGAAAATTATTGACAACCATAACGGAATTATAACTGCAAAAGGCATTTTAAACCAAGGAACTACTTTTGAGATTTTTATTCCGCTGCTATAA
- a CDS encoding site-specific integrase, which translates to MQKYKRVKDLLLDFINSDYKKEDIPASELSSSFVFKLEQYLKYESSFKERTVIKNNSVVKYMKMYKTACNYAIKMDLIIKNPFNIYDGRLSVKDAVFLTQLELNTIENKIFSTPRLEKVTDIFLFSCYTGYAPVDALELTERNLSEDSTGNLWIITSRAKTAIRANVPILPTVEKIISKYKNQQKGLIPKISNQKMNAYLKEIVDVCSINKHLTWYVARYTFATTVTLGNGVRLENVSEMMGHTNTKQTQHYAKVLDVNIMEDMEKLKSKFK; encoded by the coding sequence CTGCAGAAGTATAAAAGAGTAAAAGATTTACTTTTGGATTTCATCAATAGTGACTATAAAAAGGAAGATATACCTGCATCTGAGCTATCAAGCTCGTTTGTCTTTAAACTGGAACAGTACCTTAAATATGAGAGCAGTTTTAAAGAGCGGACAGTTATTAAAAACAATTCGGTGGTAAAATATATGAAAATGTATAAAACTGCCTGCAATTACGCCATTAAAATGGATTTGATCATAAAAAACCCATTCAATATTTATGACGGAAGGCTAAGCGTAAAAGATGCAGTCTTCCTAACTCAGCTGGAACTGAATACAATCGAGAATAAAATATTCTCAACTCCCCGTCTTGAAAAGGTCACGGATATATTTCTTTTTAGCTGCTATACTGGCTACGCCCCTGTCGATGCCTTGGAGCTGACCGAAAGAAATTTATCAGAAGATTCGACAGGAAATTTATGGATTATTACCAGCAGAGCCAAAACCGCTATAAGAGCTAATGTTCCGATACTGCCAACCGTTGAGAAAATTATTTCTAAATATAAAAACCAGCAGAAAGGTCTTATCCCGAAAATATCCAATCAGAAAATGAATGCTTATCTTAAAGAAATCGTCGATGTCTGCAGCATAAACAAACATCTTACATGGTATGTTGCCAGATATACTTTCGCTACCACCGTAACTTTAGGAAACGGAGTAAGACTAGAAAATGTATCTGAGATGATGGGTCATACCAACACTAAACAGACGCAGCATTATGCAAAGGTTTTGGATGTTAATATAATGGAAGATATGGAGAAACTTAAATCTAAATTTAAGTGA
- a CDS encoding toll/interleukin-1 receptor domain-containing protein, translating to MKNKDLFISHASEDKDDFVRPLANLLNQYGLKVWYDEFELKIGTSLSRSIDKGISNSNYGLIVLSKSFFSKNWTEYELKSLNSYEIENGDILLPVWKDVTVKEVRDFSPYLADKFALTTKNTIEDIALKIIENCNPKLFSEIHYKIRINEILKTAKVEKKIASELKAAPIRHLKLNENLISRIRLIRSSLLLCYPHSMAFWLDGFQRDLNIENEVRYWEHISSCFLEIIVDPEMFKLYKRERENFYKDVFQLLFLINNSDFSQNSFLENFDSEFIEKASDIFSHNIPIYDFDEELPFKENY from the coding sequence ATGAAAAACAAAGATTTGTTTATAAGTCATGCTTCAGAAGATAAAGATGACTTTGTTCGTCCATTGGCTAACTTATTAAATCAATACGGTTTAAAGGTTTGGTACGATGAATTCGAATTAAAAATTGGAACCAGCTTAAGTCGAAGCATTGATAAGGGTATTTCTAATTCAAATTATGGACTAATAGTTCTTTCAAAATCTTTCTTTAGTAAAAACTGGACCGAATACGAATTAAAAAGTTTGAACTCTTATGAAATTGAAAATGGGGATATTCTTCTTCCGGTTTGGAAAGATGTAACAGTTAAAGAAGTTAGAGACTTTAGCCCATATTTAGCTGATAAATTTGCTCTAACAACAAAAAATACTATCGAAGACATAGCATTGAAAATTATAGAAAATTGTAACCCAAAATTATTTTCAGAAATACATTATAAAATCAGAATTAATGAAATACTTAAAACTGCTAAAGTAGAAAAAAAAATTGCCAGTGAATTGAAAGCTGCTCCAATAAGGCACTTAAAATTAAATGAAAACTTAATTTCTAGAATCAGGTTAATACGTTCTTCATTGTTGCTATGTTACCCTCACTCAATGGCATTTTGGCTAGATGGTTTTCAAAGAGATTTGAATATAGAAAATGAGGTAAGATATTGGGAACATATATCTAGTTGCTTTCTAGAAATTATTGTTGACCCTGAAATGTTCAAATTATATAAACGAGAAAGAGAAAATTTTTATAAAGATGTATTTCAATTATTATTTTTAATTAATAATTCAGATTTTTCGCAGAATAGTTTTTTAGAGAATTTTGATTCAGAGTTTATAGAAAAAGCTTCAGATATTTTCTCACATAATATTCCCATTTACGATTTTGACGAAGAATTGCCATTTAAAGAAAACTATTGA